The following are from one region of the Methyloversatilis discipulorum genome:
- the trpE gene encoding anthranilate synthase component I: protein MNQDQFEALARAGYNRIPVSRQALADLDTPLSAYLKLADVPYSYLLESVQGGERWGRYSILGLPAQTRIVVRRDRIEVLRDDAVIERTESSDPLAFVQAFLGRYRVPDLPGLPRFSGGLVGYFGYDVVRYVEHRLAAGWDKADPLGVPDIHLLLSDELAVFDNLSGRLTFIVYADPEKPDALVNAHLRLDALTARLRSPLREPDTPRGESVAAESGFGHDAYCAAVEKAKRYIFDGDIMQVVPSQRMSKPLATTPMAVYRALRALNPSPYMYFFNLGDTHIVGASPEILARLEGDKVTVRPIAGTRKRGATPEEDRALAEDLLSDEKERAEHIMLVDLGRNDLGRVAATGTVEVTDRMVVEKYSHVMHIVSNVEGVLKPGLTAMDVLRATFPAGTVSGAPKVRAMEIIDELEPVKRGIYSGAVGYLGFNGGMDVAIALRTAVIKDGVLHAQAGGGVVMDSTPEGEWQETLNKARAVLRAAELAEAGLTPG from the coding sequence ATGAATCAAGATCAATTCGAGGCGCTCGCCCGCGCCGGCTACAACCGCATCCCCGTTTCGCGCCAGGCACTGGCCGATCTCGACACCCCGCTGTCCGCCTATCTGAAACTGGCCGACGTACCGTATTCCTATCTGCTGGAATCGGTGCAGGGCGGCGAGCGCTGGGGCCGTTACTCGATACTCGGCCTGCCGGCGCAGACGCGCATCGTCGTGCGCCGCGACCGGATCGAGGTGCTGCGCGACGACGCCGTGATCGAGCGGACGGAAAGCAGCGACCCGCTGGCCTTCGTTCAGGCCTTCCTCGGCCGCTACCGCGTGCCCGACCTGCCGGGCCTGCCGCGCTTTTCCGGCGGTCTGGTCGGCTATTTCGGTTACGACGTCGTGCGCTACGTCGAGCACCGGCTCGCCGCCGGCTGGGACAAGGCCGACCCGCTGGGCGTGCCGGACATCCATCTGCTGCTGTCGGACGAACTGGCGGTGTTCGACAACCTGTCCGGCCGGCTCACCTTCATCGTCTATGCCGACCCGGAAAAGCCGGACGCGCTGGTCAATGCGCATCTGCGCCTCGACGCGCTGACCGCGCGCCTGCGTTCGCCGCTGCGCGAGCCCGACACCCCGCGCGGCGAATCGGTGGCCGCCGAATCCGGCTTCGGCCATGACGCCTACTGCGCCGCGGTGGAGAAGGCGAAGCGCTACATCTTCGACGGCGACATCATGCAGGTGGTGCCGTCGCAGCGCATGAGCAAGCCGCTGGCGACGACGCCGATGGCGGTGTATCGCGCGCTGCGTGCGCTGAATCCGTCGCCCTACATGTATTTCTTCAATCTGGGCGACACGCACATCGTCGGCGCCAGCCCGGAAATCCTCGCCCGCCTCGAAGGCGACAAGGTGACGGTGCGTCCGATCGCCGGCACCCGCAAGCGCGGCGCCACGCCTGAGGAGGACCGCGCGCTGGCCGAGGATCTGCTGTCGGACGAGAAGGAACGCGCCGAGCACATCATGCTGGTCGACCTCGGTCGCAACGACCTCGGCCGCGTCGCCGCCACCGGTACGGTCGAGGTGACCGACCGCATGGTGGTCGAGAAGTACTCGCACGTGATGCACATCGTCAGCAATGTCGAAGGCGTGCTGAAGCCGGGCCTGACCGCGATGGACGTGCTGCGCGCCACCTTCCCGGCTGGCACCGTCAGCGGTGCGCCCAAGGTGCGGGCGATGGAAATCATCGACGAGCTGGAACCGGTCAAGCGCGGCATCTATTCCGGCGCAGTCGGCTACCTCGGCTTCAACGGCGGCATGGACGTTGCGATCGCGCTGCGCACCGCGGTGATCAAGGACGGCGTGCTGCACGCCCAGGCCGGTGGTGGCGTGGTGATGGATTCGACGCCCGAAGGCGAATGGCAGGAAACGCTGAACAAAGCACGCGCCGTGCTGCGAGCGGCAGAACTGGCCGAAGCGGGGCTGACGCCCGGCTGA
- the crcB gene encoding fluoride efflux transporter CrcB has protein sequence MQNFIAVGGGAALGAWMRWGLSLALNPLFAGFPLGTLVANLIGGLLMGVALAVLQAMPELPAHLRLLVTTGFLGGLTTFSSFSGEVFALFERGHTGWALVAVAAHVLGSLAMTALGWWGWQLLRG, from the coding sequence ATGCAGAACTTCATTGCCGTCGGTGGCGGCGCCGCGCTGGGTGCATGGATGCGCTGGGGTCTTTCGCTGGCGCTGAACCCGCTGTTCGCAGGCTTCCCGCTCGGTACGCTGGTGGCCAACCTGATCGGCGGCCTGCTGATGGGGGTGGCGCTGGCGGTGCTGCAGGCCATGCCCGAGTTGCCGGCCCATCTGCGCCTGCTCGTGACCACCGGATTCCTCGGTGGCCTGACCACCTTCTCCAGCTTTTCCGGCGAGGTGTTCGCGCTGTTCGAACGCGGCCACACCGGCTGGGCGCTGGTTGCGGTGGCGGCTCATGTGCTCGGTTCGCTGGCGATGACCGCGCTGGGCTGGTGGGGCTGGCAGCTGCTGCGCGGCTGA
- the hrpA gene encoding ATP-dependent RNA helicase HrpA, whose translation MKVQHPDLNSLLEQCMSRDAAAISRALRELPPAMRAPDKWPAKIAERVAASQARVAARRASAPKVEYPEELPVSARRDEIAAALAAHQVVIVCGETGSGKTTQLPKLCLELGRGARGLIGHTQPRRIAARATADRVAKELNVPLGREVGFAIRFTDRTSEDSRIKLMTDGILLAETQRDRWLAAYDTLIIDEAHERSLNIDFLLGYLRQLLPRRPDLKVIVTSATLDAERFANHFAQNGKPAPVIEVSGRLYPIEMRWRPFDANKERDLYDAVADAVDEAFSCGPGDVLVFMPGEREIRECAETLRKHHTRLPGVKPDILTLFARQSAQEQSRVFQGSNGRRVILSTNVAETSLTVPGIRYVVDTGLARVKRYSYRNKVEQLQVEPIAQSAAKQRAGRCGRVSSGVCFRLYDEDDFKQRTAHTDPEILRSSLAGVILRMKSLGLTDVEEFPFIDRPAPRAIADGYQLLQELGAVDEERTLTTLGRELARLPLDPRVARMILAARNHGALKEVLIITAGLSVQDPRDRPEERAGTADQAHAKFADERSEFLWYLKAWAAFDEVWHHQSQAKQREWCRANFLNWLRMREWRDVHTQLHTLCAEHEWPENEQPAAFDALHRALLTGLLGNLGLRIEDARAGEPPYLGARGIKFWPHPGSALAKKGGKWIMCAELVETTRLFARCIARIEPEWVEEVGAHLIRRSTYEPHWSKSRGETVAWERGVIHGITLYAKRAVQYGKTDPVLARQLLIREALVNGDVSDVALKQMKFLQHNLDLIAQIERLEEKQRRQDLLVDESLIEAFYDSIVPADVIDLRGFERWRRDAERDNPKLLHLTREQLMRHEAAGVSSERFPAKMDLLGQRLKLEYRHEPNAADDGVTLTVPLTLLNQIPAARLDWLVPGLIEEKVVQLAKTIPPKLRHRIQPISGFVADFLAQPHDQSEPLVKVLARAIEVYVSLKLPPDAIRAENLPAHLIMNIRVIDEHGRVLGQSRNLAELRTRLKDEVARRFEQARIALPTVSSSAAPVAPPPKDVAPAQLPAADSKAVSARGSMADALAALGARDAVAKAPVPPPAAKKGRAEPAPQVAPAAQAAGEGRYTSWAFGELPELMEVEVAGRMVIGFPALQDDGDAVSVRVFDTPEAAHEVHRRGLRRLFALELRDQVKFIEKSLPGLRDMAMQFMNLGSEAELRAQLVAATLERCCMMEPWPQDAAAFATRRDEARPRISLVAQEIGRLAGSVLTEYAALNKKLIALKAHPDAGADMRAQLDALVGKHFIERTPLERLTHYPRYLKAIALRIDKLRADPARDARAMADWASLATLWERERIARARAGVSDPFLDEFRWLLEELRVNLFAQELRTPVPVSVKRLQKIWESRSHG comes from the coding sequence ATGAAAGTGCAGCACCCCGATCTGAATTCCCTGCTCGAACAGTGCATGAGCCGCGACGCGGCGGCGATTTCGCGCGCGCTGCGCGAACTGCCGCCGGCGATGCGCGCGCCGGACAAGTGGCCGGCGAAGATCGCTGAACGCGTGGCGGCGTCGCAGGCGCGCGTCGCCGCGCGGCGCGCATCGGCGCCCAAGGTCGAGTATCCGGAAGAGCTGCCGGTGTCGGCGCGGCGCGACGAGATCGCGGCGGCGCTGGCGGCGCATCAGGTGGTCATCGTGTGCGGCGAGACCGGCTCCGGCAAGACGACGCAGCTGCCCAAGCTGTGTCTGGAACTGGGCCGTGGCGCACGCGGGCTGATCGGCCACACGCAGCCGCGCCGCATCGCCGCGCGCGCCACCGCCGACCGCGTGGCGAAGGAACTGAACGTGCCGCTCGGCCGCGAGGTCGGCTTCGCCATCCGCTTCACCGACCGCACGTCGGAAGACAGCCGCATCAAGCTGATGACCGACGGCATCCTGCTCGCCGAAACACAGCGTGACCGCTGGCTGGCCGCCTACGACACGCTCATCATCGACGAGGCGCACGAGCGCAGTCTGAACATCGACTTCCTGCTCGGCTACCTGCGCCAGCTGCTGCCGCGCCGTCCGGACCTGAAGGTGATCGTCACCTCGGCCACGCTGGACGCCGAGCGCTTCGCCAACCACTTTGCGCAGAACGGCAAGCCGGCGCCGGTGATCGAGGTCAGCGGCCGGCTCTACCCGATCGAGATGCGCTGGCGGCCGTTCGATGCCAACAAGGAACGCGACCTCTACGACGCGGTAGCCGACGCGGTCGACGAGGCCTTCTCGTGCGGACCGGGCGACGTGCTGGTATTCATGCCGGGCGAGCGGGAAATCCGCGAGTGCGCCGAAACGCTGCGCAAGCACCATACGCGTCTGCCCGGCGTGAAGCCGGACATCCTGACGCTGTTCGCGCGCCAGTCGGCGCAGGAACAGTCGCGCGTGTTCCAGGGCTCGAACGGCCGGCGCGTCATCCTCTCGACCAACGTCGCCGAAACGTCGCTGACGGTGCCCGGCATCCGCTACGTGGTCGATACCGGTCTGGCGCGCGTCAAGCGCTACAGCTACCGCAACAAGGTCGAGCAGCTGCAGGTCGAGCCGATCGCGCAGTCGGCTGCGAAGCAGCGCGCCGGCCGCTGCGGCCGGGTGTCCAGCGGCGTCTGCTTCCGCCTCTACGACGAGGACGACTTCAAGCAGCGCACCGCGCACACCGACCCGGAAATCCTGCGTTCGTCGCTGGCCGGCGTCATCCTGCGCATGAAGTCGCTCGGCCTGACCGACGTCGAGGAATTCCCCTTCATCGACCGCCCGGCGCCGCGCGCGATTGCCGACGGCTACCAGCTGCTGCAGGAACTGGGCGCGGTGGACGAGGAACGCACGCTGACCACGCTGGGGCGCGAACTGGCCAGGCTGCCGCTGGACCCGCGCGTCGCGCGCATGATCCTGGCGGCGCGCAACCACGGCGCGCTGAAGGAAGTGCTCATCATCACCGCCGGCCTGTCGGTGCAGGACCCGCGCGACCGCCCGGAGGAGCGTGCCGGCACGGCCGACCAGGCGCACGCGAAGTTCGCCGACGAGCGCAGCGAATTCCTGTGGTACCTGAAGGCCTGGGCGGCTTTCGACGAAGTGTGGCATCACCAGTCGCAGGCCAAGCAGCGCGAGTGGTGCAGGGCGAACTTCCTGAACTGGCTGCGCATGCGTGAGTGGCGCGACGTACATACCCAGCTGCACACGCTGTGTGCCGAGCACGAGTGGCCCGAGAACGAACAGCCGGCCGCCTTCGATGCGCTGCACCGCGCGCTGCTGACCGGCCTGCTCGGCAACCTCGGCCTGCGCATCGAGGACGCGCGCGCCGGCGAGCCGCCTTATCTGGGCGCGCGCGGCATCAAGTTCTGGCCGCACCCCGGTTCGGCGCTGGCGAAGAAGGGCGGCAAGTGGATCATGTGCGCCGAGCTGGTCGAGACGACGCGGCTGTTCGCGCGCTGCATCGCGCGCATCGAACCGGAGTGGGTGGAAGAGGTGGGCGCCCACCTGATCCGCCGTTCGACCTACGAGCCGCACTGGTCGAAGAGCCGCGGCGAAACGGTGGCCTGGGAGCGCGGCGTCATCCACGGCATCACGCTGTACGCCAAGCGCGCCGTGCAGTACGGCAAGACCGACCCGGTGCTGGCCCGCCAGCTGCTGATCCGCGAGGCCCTGGTCAATGGTGACGTGAGCGATGTCGCGCTGAAGCAGATGAAGTTCCTGCAGCACAACCTCGACCTGATCGCGCAGATCGAGCGGCTGGAGGAAAAGCAGCGCCGGCAGGACCTGCTTGTCGACGAATCGCTGATCGAAGCCTTCTACGATTCCATCGTGCCGGCCGACGTGATCGACCTGCGCGGCTTCGAGCGCTGGCGCCGCGACGCCGAGCGCGACAATCCGAAGCTGCTGCACCTGACACGCGAACAGCTGATGCGGCACGAGGCGGCCGGCGTCAGCAGCGAACGCTTCCCGGCGAAGATGGATCTGCTCGGCCAGCGCCTGAAACTCGAATACCGCCACGAGCCGAATGCGGCCGACGACGGCGTCACGCTGACCGTACCGCTGACGCTGCTGAACCAGATTCCGGCGGCGCGGCTGGACTGGCTGGTGCCGGGCCTGATCGAGGAAAAGGTGGTGCAGCTCGCGAAGACGATTCCGCCCAAGCTGCGTCACCGCATCCAGCCGATCAGCGGCTTCGTCGCCGACTTCCTCGCCCAGCCGCACGACCAGTCGGAGCCGCTGGTGAAGGTGCTGGCGCGCGCGATCGAGGTGTACGTGAGCCTCAAGCTGCCACCGGACGCGATCCGCGCCGAAAACCTGCCGGCGCACCTGATCATGAACATCCGCGTGATCGACGAGCACGGTCGCGTGCTCGGCCAGTCACGCAATCTGGCCGAGCTGCGCACGCGGCTGAAGGACGAGGTGGCGCGCCGCTTCGAGCAGGCGCGCATTGCGCTGCCGACGGTGTCGTCATCCGCAGCGCCGGTCGCGCCGCCTCCGAAAGACGTTGCGCCTGCGCAGCTGCCCGCTGCCGACAGCAAGGCAGTCAGCGCGCGCGGCAGCATGGCCGACGCACTGGCCGCGCTCGGCGCGCGCGACGCCGTTGCGAAAGCGCCGGTGCCGCCGCCGGCCGCGAAGAAGGGTCGCGCCGAGCCTGCACCGCAGGTGGCCCCGGCCGCTCAGGCGGCGGGCGAGGGCCGCTACACGAGCTGGGCCTTCGGCGAACTGCCCGAACTGATGGAGGTCGAGGTTGCCGGTCGCATGGTGATCGGTTTTCCGGCGCTGCAGGACGATGGCGACGCGGTCAGCGTGCGCGTGTTCGATACGCCGGAAGCGGCGCACGAGGTGCACCGCCGCGGCCTGCGCCGGCTGTTCGCGCTGGAGCTGCGCGACCAGGTCAAGTTCATCGAGAAAAGCCTGCCCGGCCTGCGCGACATGGCGATGCAGTTCATGAACCTGGGCAGCGAAGCCGAACTGCGCGCGCAGCTGGTCGCCGCCACGCTGGAACGCTGCTGCATGATGGAACCGTGGCCGCAGGACGCCGCCGCCTTCGCCACGCGGCGCGACGAAGCGCGGCCGCGCATATCGCTGGTTGCGCAGGAGATCGGCCGGCTGGCAGGCAGTGTGCTCACCGAATACGCCGCGCTGAACAAGAAGCTGATCGCGCTGAAGGCGCACCCCGACGCTGGCGCCGACATGCGCGCCCAGCTCGACGCGCTGGTCGGCAAGCACTTCATCGAGCGCACGCCTTTGGAGCGGCTGACCCACTATCCGCGCTACCTGAAGGCGATCGCGCTGCGCATCGACAAGTTGCGCGCTGACCCGGCGCGCGACGCGCGCGCGATGGCCGACTGGGCATCGCTCGCCACGCTGTGGGAGCGCGAGCGCATCGCCCGTGCGCGGGCGGGCGTGAGCGATCCCTTCCTCGATGAATTCCGCTGGCTGCTCGAAGAGCTGCGGGTGAACCTGTTCGCGCAGGAACTGCGCACGCCGGTGCCGGTCTCGGTCAAGCGGCTGCAGAAGATCTGGGAATCGCGCTCGCACGGGTGA
- a CDS encoding nuclear transport factor 2 family protein: protein MPVDDRLRTLISAFETLTPATVDTLAALYADDAHFRDPFNDVRGRSAVARIFSHMFEQVEAPRFEVHSAMSEGDAAWLEWTMHFVMRGRAQAIVGATRLRFDAQGRVAEHRDYWDAAQELYEKLPLIGSVLRAIRRRLAAG from the coding sequence ATGCCCGTCGATGACCGCCTGCGCACCTTGATCTCGGCTTTCGAGACGCTGACACCTGCCACCGTCGACACGCTCGCCGCGCTCTACGCCGATGACGCGCACTTCCGCGACCCGTTCAATGACGTGCGCGGTCGCTCCGCGGTGGCGCGCATCTTCAGCCACATGTTCGAACAGGTCGAGGCGCCGCGCTTCGAGGTGCACTCGGCGATGAGCGAGGGCGACGCGGCGTGGCTCGAATGGACCATGCACTTCGTCATGCGCGGTCGTGCGCAGGCCATCGTCGGCGCGACCCGGCTGCGCTTCGACGCGCAGGGCCGGGTGGCCGAACACCGCGACTACTGGGATGCGGCGCAGGAACTGTACGAGAAGCTGCCGCTGATCGGCAGCGTGCTGCGCGCCATCCGGCGACGTCTCGCCGCCGGATAG
- a CDS encoding BON domain-containing protein: MTKTRKTVSFTRPLLLAALIGVSVPVLQGCFPVVAAGAGTAVMSALDRRTSGTQVEDEGIELRASNRLREKLGSRANVSVTSYNRNVLLTGQVADEATRAEAAAIVGEVPNVRGVSNETEIAGVSSLTQRSNDALITSKVKARILDSQRVKANHVKVVTEMSKVYLMGLLTETEAKAAKEVAASTSGVRKVVAIFEIVSPEEARRLDAAGGNNSPKQ, from the coding sequence ATGACAAAAACCCGCAAAACCGTTTCCTTCACCCGCCCGCTGCTGCTGGCCGCCCTGATCGGCGTTTCGGTGCCCGTATTGCAGGGCTGCTTCCCGGTGGTCGCCGCCGGTGCCGGCACTGCCGTCATGTCGGCGCTTGACCGCCGCACCAGCGGTACCCAGGTCGAGGACGAAGGCATCGAACTGCGCGCCAGCAACCGCCTGCGCGAAAAGCTCGGCAGCCGCGCCAATGTCAGCGTCACCAGCTACAACCGCAACGTGCTGCTGACCGGTCAGGTCGCCGACGAAGCCACGCGCGCCGAAGCCGCCGCCATCGTCGGCGAGGTGCCGAACGTGCGCGGTGTCAGCAACGAAACCGAGATCGCCGGCGTGTCCTCGCTGACCCAGCGCTCGAACGACGCGCTGATCACCTCCAAGGTGAAGGCGCGCATCCTCGATTCGCAACGGGTCAAGGCCAACCACGTCAAGGTGGTGACCGAAATGAGCAAGGTCTATCTGATGGGCCTGCTGACCGAAACCGAAGCGAAGGCCGCAAAGGAAGTCGCCGCCTCGACCTCGGGCGTGCGCAAGGTGGTGGCGATCTTCGAAATCGTCAGTCCGGAAGAAGCGCGGCGCCTCGACGCGGCCGGCGGCAACAACAGCCCGAAGCAGTAA
- a CDS encoding phosphoheptose isomerase → MNLVSRISEHFIDSAQTKLSSTEVLAAPIADAVELMVESLMATGKILACGNGGSAADAQHFAAELVGRYERERPELAAIALTVDSSILTAIANDYSFEQVFAKQVRALGQPQDVLLAISTSGNSANVIAAIDAAHEREMRVVALTGRGGGRIAELLTDRDIHICVPAERTARIQEVHLLTLHCLCDGIDCMLLGTE, encoded by the coding sequence ATGAATCTGGTTTCACGCATTTCCGAGCACTTCATCGACAGCGCGCAAACCAAGCTCTCGTCCACCGAAGTCCTCGCCGCGCCGATTGCCGACGCGGTCGAGCTGATGGTGGAAAGCCTGATGGCCACCGGCAAGATACTCGCCTGTGGCAACGGCGGATCGGCGGCGGACGCCCAGCACTTCGCCGCCGAACTGGTCGGCCGCTACGAACGCGAACGCCCCGAACTGGCCGCCATCGCGCTGACCGTCGACAGCTCCATCCTGACCGCCATCGCCAACGACTACAGCTTCGAGCAGGTGTTCGCCAAGCAGGTGCGGGCACTCGGTCAGCCGCAGGACGTGCTGCTGGCGATCTCGACCTCCGGCAACTCGGCCAACGTGATTGCCGCGATCGACGCCGCGCATGAGCGCGAAATGCGCGTGGTCGCGCTGACCGGTCGCGGCGGTGGGCGCATTGCGGAACTGCTGACCGATCGCGACATCCACATCTGTGTGCCGGCCGAACGCACGGCACGCATACAGGAAGTTCACCTGCTCACCCTGCACTGCCTGTGCGACGGCATCGACTGCATGCTTCTAGGAACCGAATGA
- a CDS encoding HIRAN domain-containing protein, translated as MRSVCSALLALVCVGAQADGLRLLAQRSPLAGAQYHRLAEVWPQLTVGDALTLEREPGNRYDTRAVKVLWRGVMIGYLPRAANFEAADEMDAGARLSARIGALTPDPDPWKRLRVDVWIELRR; from the coding sequence ATGCGTTCGGTCTGTAGCGCCCTGCTTGCACTCGTCTGCGTCGGCGCACAGGCCGACGGCCTGCGCCTGCTGGCACAGCGCTCGCCGCTGGCCGGCGCGCAGTACCACCGGCTGGCCGAAGTGTGGCCGCAGCTCACGGTGGGCGATGCGCTGACGCTGGAGCGCGAACCGGGCAACCGCTATGACACACGCGCGGTAAAGGTGCTCTGGCGCGGCGTCATGATCGGCTACCTGCCACGGGCCGCCAACTTCGAAGCGGCCGACGAGATGGACGCTGGCGCCCGGCTCAGCGCGCGCATCGGCGCGCTCACGCCCGACCCCGATCCCTGGAAACGGCTGCGCGTCGACGTCTGGATCGAACTGCGTCGCTGA
- a CDS encoding YraN family protein, with protein sequence MSARAQQGAAAEQLAARFLESKGLRVLGRNLRWRDGELDLVCEHGDTLVFVEVRMRRDGRFGGAAASVGPVKQARLIRAAQHWLAEQGRRAQARPARFDVIALSALDAASIDWIRDAFGL encoded by the coding sequence ATGAGTGCCCGCGCGCAGCAGGGCGCTGCCGCCGAGCAACTCGCGGCCCGCTTTCTCGAATCGAAGGGCCTGCGTGTGCTCGGCCGCAATCTGCGCTGGCGCGATGGCGAACTCGATCTGGTGTGCGAACACGGCGACACGCTGGTGTTCGTCGAGGTGCGCATGCGGCGCGACGGCCGCTTCGGCGGGGCCGCAGCCAGCGTCGGCCCGGTCAAGCAGGCGCGGCTGATCCGCGCCGCACAGCACTGGCTCGCCGAACAGGGGCGCCGCGCACAGGCCCGCCCTGCCCGCTTCGACGTGATCGCGCTGTCAGCGCTCGACGCCGCCAGCATCGACTGGATACGTGATGCGTTCGGTCTGTAG
- the rsmI gene encoding 16S rRNA (cytidine(1402)-2'-O)-methyltransferase: MYVVGTPIGHLGELSARAIGALRAADLIACEDTRETSRLARHLGLRAQLIAVHEHNERSGAERLIAALADGKRVALVSDAGTPAVSDPGARVVRAVQDAGFRVVPVSGPSAAVVALSASGLLDAQFRFVGFLPVKSAARRRMLESLRDQDCALVFYEAPHRIVDCVADIAAVMQPERELVIARELTKLFEQIVRLPVAEAPVWLAADANHQRGEFVLLLSGAQPEEGLDAAAQRTLDILLDELPPSRAVKVAQAITGAPRKLLYDYAMAHGVDAPQDDEAD; this comes from the coding sequence TTGTATGTCGTCGGCACACCCATCGGTCACCTGGGCGAACTGTCGGCGCGTGCCATCGGCGCGCTGCGTGCCGCCGACCTGATCGCCTGCGAGGACACGCGGGAGACCTCGCGGCTGGCGCGTCACCTCGGCCTGCGCGCGCAGTTGATCGCGGTGCATGAGCACAACGAACGCAGCGGCGCCGAACGGCTGATCGCGGCACTCGCCGACGGCAAGCGCGTGGCACTGGTGTCGGACGCCGGCACGCCGGCGGTGTCGGATCCGGGCGCGCGTGTCGTGCGCGCGGTGCAGGACGCCGGTTTCCGCGTCGTGCCGGTGAGCGGGCCCAGTGCGGCCGTGGTGGCGCTGTCGGCCAGCGGCCTGCTCGATGCGCAGTTCCGCTTCGTCGGCTTCCTGCCGGTCAAGTCGGCGGCGCGCCGCCGGATGCTGGAGTCGCTGCGTGACCAGGACTGCGCGCTGGTGTTCTATGAAGCGCCGCATCGCATCGTCGACTGCGTGGCCGACATCGCGGCGGTGATGCAGCCGGAGCGCGAACTCGTGATCGCGCGCGAACTGACCAAGCTGTTCGAACAGATCGTGCGCCTGCCGGTGGCCGAGGCGCCGGTCTGGCTGGCGGCCGACGCCAACCACCAGCGTGGCGAATTCGTGCTGCTGCTGTCCGGCGCGCAGCCGGAAGAGGGGCTGGATGCCGCCGCGCAGCGCACTCTGGACATCCTGCTCGACGAACTGCCGCCCAGTCGAGCGGTGAAGGTGGCGCAGGCCATCACCGGGGCACCGCGCAAGCTGCTGTACGACTACGCGATGGCACACGGCGTCGATGCTCCGCAGGACGACGAAGCCGACTGA
- the pyrC gene encoding dihydroorotase — translation MNRLTLTRPDDWHLHLRDGAALTAVLPDTARRFARAIVMPNLRPPVTTVALAGAYRERILAAHAATPGLPAFEPLMTLYLTDNTSPDEIDRACDSGFVKAVKLYPAGATTNSDSGVTDVARCDAALARMAERGLPLLIHGEVTDGDVDVFDREAVFIERVMRPLLARHPALRVVFEHITTKDAAEFVAAAGDNIAATVTAHHLLMNRNAIFAGGVRPHHYCLPVLKREVHRQALVAAVTSGNRRFFLGTDSAPHAKGAKEAACGCAGCYTSHAGIELYAEAFDAVGALDRLEAFASFNGPDWYGLPRNTSQITLVRESWEVKASQEFADGDVLVPLRAGERVAWRIE, via the coding sequence TTGAATCGACTGACCCTCACCCGCCCCGACGACTGGCACCTGCATCTGCGCGATGGCGCAGCCCTGACGGCGGTGCTGCCGGACACCGCGCGCCGCTTCGCGCGCGCCATCGTGATGCCGAACCTGCGCCCGCCGGTGACCACCGTGGCGCTGGCCGGCGCCTACCGCGAGCGCATCCTGGCGGCGCACGCAGCCACGCCGGGCCTGCCAGCGTTCGAGCCGCTGATGACGCTCTACCTGACCGACAACACCTCGCCGGACGAGATCGATCGCGCCTGTGACAGCGGCTTCGTCAAGGCGGTGAAGCTCTACCCGGCGGGCGCCACCACCAATTCTGATTCCGGCGTGACCGATGTGGCGCGCTGTGACGCCGCGCTGGCGCGCATGGCGGAACGCGGCCTGCCGCTGCTGATCCACGGCGAAGTGACCGATGGCGACGTCGATGTGTTCGACCGCGAGGCGGTGTTCATCGAGCGCGTGATGCGCCCGCTGCTGGCGCGTCACCCGGCACTGCGCGTGGTGTTCGAGCACATCACGACGAAGGACGCGGCGGAGTTCGTTGCCGCGGCCGGCGACAACATCGCGGCCACCGTCACAGCGCATCACCTGCTGATGAACCGCAATGCCATCTTCGCCGGCGGCGTACGGCCGCATCACTACTGTCTGCCGGTGCTGAAGCGCGAGGTGCATCGCCAGGCGCTGGTCGCCGCGGTCACCTCCGGCAACCGTCGCTTCTTCCTCGGCACCGATTCGGCGCCGCACGCCAAGGGCGCCAAGGAAGCCGCCTGCGGCTGTGCCGGCTGCTACACCTCGCACGCCGGCATCGAGCTGTACGCCGAAGCCTTCGACGCCGTCGGCGCGCTCGACCGGCTGGAAGCCTTCGCCAGCTTCAACGGTCCGGACTGGTACGGCCTGCCGCGCAATACGTCGCAGATCACGCTGGTCCGTGAGTCGTGGGAGGTCAAGGCCAGCCAGGAATTTGCCGATGGTGATGTACTGGTGCCGCTGCGCGCGGGTGAGCGCGTGGCCTGGCGAATCGAGTGA